The Methanoregula boonei 6A8 genome has a window encoding:
- a CDS encoding DNA topoisomerase VI subunit B has translation MVLAEELAKQQRSISVAEFFEKNKHLLGFDSPTRGVITTIKEAVDNALDACEEAQVLPDIYISIKKTGPEIFRIIVEDNGPGIVPAQVPFVFGKLLYGSRFHQIRQTRGQQGIGISAAVLYAQLTSGLPTVVISRTGVKEQAHKFGIQIKIETNEPDVISEQPFEWDRIHGTRVQIEFKSTMSAKKKLLEYLRYTSIVNPHARFRVELDDEAFTFERVSQEVIACPVAIQPHPHGIEFGQLKRMAAASDEKLIDFLVNGFSRVGKKTAQEMCDRAGLKVTAKVAGLSADELKNLLAAMQAVAVPAPPTSQCLSPIGEDLIRRGLDKEFQMDFVAARTRPSSVYSGHPFVVEAAIGYGGRLEAEGNATILRFANRVPLMYQQGACAITECIANVNWKSYNISQQGLPLGPVLILVHVASTNVPFTSESKDAIADIPEIEKEIVLALQDLGRELKTFLSRRDRNKLAEDRARAVCAVIPEIAAKVSEIVEKPVVDTTPIEGRLMRKLIAKKWTRDGKVTIEANNYTASDVEISVYDISADNAADADMPPAFSTEMDGQFTKVWKMAIPKQTVWRVTYTGKGGGMLDIRGIEDNKKMVVDLDV, from the coding sequence ATGGTGCTCGCTGAGGAGCTTGCAAAGCAGCAGCGCAGCATCAGCGTAGCGGAATTTTTCGAGAAGAACAAGCACCTGCTGGGCTTTGACTCCCCTACCCGGGGCGTGATCACCACTATTAAAGAGGCAGTGGATAACGCCCTAGACGCCTGCGAGGAAGCGCAGGTGCTGCCCGATATCTACATCAGCATCAAAAAAACAGGCCCGGAGATTTTCCGGATCATTGTGGAGGACAACGGCCCCGGCATTGTCCCGGCGCAGGTCCCGTTCGTGTTCGGGAAGCTCCTGTACGGCTCCCGGTTCCACCAGATCCGGCAGACCCGGGGCCAGCAGGGGATTGGGATCTCGGCGGCGGTACTCTATGCGCAGCTGACAAGCGGCCTGCCAACGGTTGTCATCTCACGCACCGGGGTAAAAGAACAGGCGCACAAATTCGGGATCCAGATAAAAATTGAGACCAACGAACCCGATGTGATCTCCGAGCAGCCTTTTGAATGGGACCGGATCCACGGCACCCGGGTCCAGATCGAGTTCAAGAGTACGATGTCGGCCAAGAAGAAGCTGCTCGAATACCTCAGGTACACTTCGATCGTTAACCCCCATGCCCGGTTCCGGGTGGAGCTGGACGATGAGGCGTTCACGTTCGAGCGGGTGAGCCAGGAGGTGATCGCGTGCCCGGTGGCGATCCAGCCCCACCCGCACGGGATCGAGTTCGGGCAGCTCAAACGGATGGCCGCCGCAAGTGACGAGAAACTGATCGACTTTCTCGTAAACGGCTTTTCCCGGGTGGGTAAGAAGACCGCGCAGGAGATGTGCGACCGCGCCGGCCTCAAAGTTACCGCAAAAGTGGCCGGCCTCTCTGCTGACGAACTCAAAAACCTGCTTGCCGCCATGCAGGCGGTGGCCGTGCCTGCCCCTCCAACCAGCCAGTGCCTGTCACCCATTGGTGAAGACTTAATCCGGCGCGGGCTTGACAAGGAATTCCAGATGGACTTTGTCGCGGCACGGACGCGGCCCAGTTCGGTCTACTCCGGCCACCCGTTTGTGGTCGAGGCAGCGATCGGATACGGCGGCCGGCTCGAAGCCGAAGGCAATGCAACGATCCTGCGCTTTGCAAACCGGGTCCCGCTCATGTACCAGCAGGGTGCCTGCGCAATCACTGAATGCATTGCAAACGTCAACTGGAAATCGTACAACATCTCCCAGCAGGGCCTCCCCCTTGGGCCGGTGTTGATCCTCGTCCATGTCGCGTCCACGAACGTGCCCTTCACAAGCGAGAGTAAGGACGCAATTGCAGACATCCCGGAGATCGAAAAGGAGATCGTGCTCGCGCTCCAGGATCTTGGCCGTGAGCTTAAGACATTCCTCTCGCGCAGGGACCGTAACAAGCTTGCCGAGGACCGGGCCCGGGCCGTCTGTGCAGTTATCCCCGAGATCGCGGCAAAAGTGAGCGAGATCGTGGAAAAGCCGGTGGTCGACACGACCCCGATCGAGGGCCGGCTGATGCGCAAGCTGATTGCAAAGAAATGGACCCGGGACGGGAAGGTTACGATCGAAGCGAACAACTATACCGCAAGCGATGTCGAGATCTCGGTCTACGATATTTCCGCGGATAATGCTGCCGATGCCGATATGCCGCCCGCATTCTCGACCGAGATGGACGGACAGTTCACGAAAGTCTGGAAGATGGCAATCCCCAAACAGACCGTGTGGCGCGTTACGTACACCGGCAAAGGCGGCGGCATGCTTGACATCCGCGGGATAGAGGACAACAAGAAGATGGTGGTGGATCTCGATGTCTAA
- a CDS encoding DNA topoisomerase IV subunit A produces MSKEELDARSMKALMTIASAWYDQMKAGDIPSISLPTRTKYNIEYDDASEVWKYGDKESLRTAATAKSATHLLKMAYVIGFVKQQLIENRSSTLREMYYISEGWKRAKFGAQDESNFLVEDLEIISDVPREGFHLRPEENGASIYGPMRIREPTRRGLKMIHCQDDVGSAGYSIPNNVENLELVDHDAKFVIAMETGGMYDRLIENGFDEEHNAILLHLKGQPARSTRRLLNRISQTWNLPILVFTDGDPWSYRIYASVAYGAIKSAHMSELLATPKAQFLGLQPSDIRDYNLPSDKLSDKDVEALNAELTDPRFATDYWKKQINLQLELGLKSEQQAFAARGLDFVTKKYLPARLSEMGVI; encoded by the coding sequence ATGTCTAAAGAGGAACTCGATGCGCGGTCGATGAAGGCACTCATGACGATCGCGTCGGCCTGGTACGACCAGATGAAGGCCGGGGATATCCCATCCATCTCGCTTCCCACCCGTACAAAATACAACATCGAGTACGACGATGCAAGTGAGGTCTGGAAGTACGGGGACAAGGAGAGCCTCCGGACCGCGGCAACCGCAAAGAGCGCGACACACCTTCTGAAAATGGCCTATGTGATCGGTTTTGTCAAGCAGCAGCTCATCGAGAACCGCTCCTCAACATTGAGAGAAATGTATTACATCTCTGAAGGCTGGAAGCGGGCGAAGTTTGGCGCGCAGGACGAGAGCAACTTCCTTGTAGAAGACCTCGAGATCATCTCCGATGTGCCGCGCGAAGGTTTCCACCTCCGCCCCGAGGAAAATGGTGCAAGCATCTACGGCCCGATGCGGATCCGGGAGCCGACCCGGCGGGGCTTAAAAATGATCCACTGCCAGGATGACGTAGGATCGGCCGGGTATTCCATCCCGAACAATGTTGAAAACCTCGAACTGGTGGATCACGATGCGAAATTCGTCATCGCCATGGAAACAGGTGGTATGTACGACCGGCTGATCGAGAACGGGTTTGACGAGGAGCACAACGCGATCCTCCTCCATCTTAAGGGCCAGCCGGCCCGGTCAACACGCAGGCTGCTTAACCGGATAAGCCAGACCTGGAACCTGCCGATCCTTGTCTTTACCGATGGCGACCCATGGTCGTACCGGATCTATGCGTCGGTTGCGTACGGGGCTATCAAAAGCGCCCATATGTCCGAACTGCTGGCTACGCCGAAAGCGCAGTTCCTCGGGTTGCAGCCCAGCGATATCCGGGATTACAATCTGCCATCAGACAAACTATCTGACAAAGATGTCGAGGCCCTGAATGCCGAGCTGACCGATCCCCGGTTTGCAACAGATTACTGGAAGAAGCAGATCAATTTGCAGCTCGAACTGGGGCTGAAGTCAGAACAGCAGGCGTTTGCGGCCCGGGGGCTGGACTTTGTAACAAAAAAGTACCTGCCGGCCCGGTTATCTGAAATGGGCGTGATCTAG
- a CDS encoding polysaccharide deacetylase family protein, with protein sequence MSIGVCYPDKYAVEETFQLLKVPWEWYAPGRQYDIVISRKADVPEWTGSLVDLTGNDVFSKVAGLLNTGAEHLHEPTCDILLDALRQELKKHTLLVEIPPTPWGHPYMVALTHDVDLTSVRECRWTTVGYAAYQCFTQGSWSAGLHLLLARCGFCSDPWVLFSRWKEFEDSLGVHSTFFFVPKPGKPGIRAHPYRAISYNVTQKSEVLRDLENGGWETGVHGLDNWADAGSGEQERVFLEPVTAHPGNRTHWLLFDTNSWKFLDAAGYVYDTTFGYNDDAGFRAGTLQAYRPRDVKNLLELPLHIQDLGLFGKFCWAPTENGWEKTPCLHLDEPTARAWCDRIFAYARTYGGAVTVLWHYENLMPPKGWSGFYADMVRQAKVDGAWVTTAGEVAKWFRKRREIYFTALQFQNEIIITADGILPEQDTHALQARVHIPPDQIVSIDAEYSPACGYIDIKMDKRCITVRIA encoded by the coding sequence ATGAGCATTGGTGTCTGCTACCCGGACAAGTATGCCGTTGAAGAAACCTTCCAGCTTCTCAAAGTACCCTGGGAATGGTACGCGCCCGGCCGGCAGTACGATATTGTCATTTCCCGCAAAGCTGATGTGCCGGAATGGACCGGCAGTCTTGTTGATCTTACCGGCAACGATGTCTTCAGCAAAGTGGCCGGGCTGCTCAACACCGGCGCGGAACACCTGCACGAACCAACGTGCGATATCCTGCTCGATGCTCTCCGGCAGGAACTCAAAAAACATACTCTGCTTGTGGAGATCCCGCCCACCCCGTGGGGACATCCCTACATGGTCGCGCTGACCCACGATGTGGATCTCACCTCAGTCCGGGAGTGCCGGTGGACTACCGTGGGATATGCAGCATACCAGTGCTTTACGCAGGGGAGCTGGTCAGCGGGATTACATCTCCTCCTTGCGCGCTGCGGATTTTGTTCCGATCCATGGGTGCTCTTTTCCCGCTGGAAAGAGTTTGAGGACTCTCTTGGGGTCCACTCTACCTTCTTTTTTGTCCCAAAACCGGGGAAGCCAGGCATCAGGGCACACCCGTACCGGGCCATCAGTTATAATGTAACCCAGAAATCAGAAGTGCTGCGTGACCTGGAAAACGGCGGATGGGAGACCGGCGTCCACGGCCTTGACAACTGGGCTGATGCTGGTTCCGGCGAACAGGAGAGAGTATTTCTAGAGCCGGTGACGGCACATCCTGGCAACCGGACGCACTGGCTCCTCTTTGATACAAACAGCTGGAAATTTCTCGATGCTGCGGGATATGTATACGATACGACCTTCGGGTACAACGACGATGCCGGGTTCCGTGCCGGCACCCTGCAGGCATATCGGCCGCGCGATGTAAAAAATCTGCTGGAACTCCCGCTCCATATCCAGGATCTCGGGCTCTTTGGGAAATTCTGCTGGGCACCTACAGAGAACGGTTGGGAAAAAACACCGTGCCTGCATCTCGATGAACCAACGGCACGTGCGTGGTGCGACCGCATCTTTGCGTACGCACGTACTTATGGAGGAGCAGTAACGGTACTCTGGCACTACGAGAATCTTATGCCGCCCAAGGGCTGGTCCGGGTTTTACGCGGACATGGTCAGGCAGGCGAAGGTGGACGGGGCGTGGGTGACGACAGCGGGGGAAGTGGCGAAGTGGTTCAGGAAACGGAGGGAGATCTACTTTACGGCGTTACAGTTCCAGAATGAAATTATTATTACTGCTGATGGAATTCTCCCGGAACAAGATACACACGCCCTACAAGCGCGAGTACATATCCCGCCGGATCAAATTGTATCGATAGACGCGGAGTATTCCCCAGCTTGTGGATATATTGACATAAAGATGGACAAACGGTGCATAACGGTGCGCATAGCATGA
- a CDS encoding LbetaH domain-containing protein, whose product MITEKIFKKIKSPQIANSRIAHSKIMQFFFKYSLKSYNFLVSRTSFFQHGLNGSCGTGNSIHPTAIIERKNVVMGNLCTIGKNVIIEKNTIIGNNVTIEEGAVIGSEGFEFRRIAGELVPIVHTGGVIIHDNVRIGRSVCIDKSSLGTYTEIGDSSYIHTCTHIGHGVKIGQGTTLAQGTMVGGYADIGSRVRIGRDSSLADAIALEDEVRVPDCTIVTRSIKKISGDEMRGADHDGMA is encoded by the coding sequence ATGATCACAGAAAAAATATTTAAAAAGATTAAAAGTCCGCAGATTGCCAATTCCAGGATTGCGCATTCGAAGATCATGCAGTTTTTTTTTAAGTATTCCCTGAAATCGTATAATTTTCTGGTCAGCCGGACTTCTTTTTTCCAGCATGGGCTTAACGGTTCCTGCGGGACAGGAAATAGTATTCATCCGACTGCGATCATCGAAAGAAAAAATGTAGTGATGGGAAATTTGTGCACGATCGGGAAAAACGTGATAATAGAAAAAAATACCATAATTGGCAACAACGTCACTATAGAAGAGGGAGCCGTGATTGGTTCGGAGGGTTTTGAATTCCGCAGAATTGCCGGAGAACTCGTGCCAATCGTCCATACAGGAGGTGTGATTATTCACGATAATGTGAGAATTGGCCGATCCGTCTGCATAGACAAAAGCTCTCTGGGTACCTATACCGAGATTGGTGATTCATCATATATTCATACCTGTACGCATATTGGACACGGTGTTAAGATCGGGCAGGGTACAACGCTTGCACAGGGTACGATGGTAGGGGGTTATGCGGATATCGGGAGCCGGGTGCGGATTGGCAGGGACTCTTCACTGGCTGATGCAATAGCCCTCGAAGATGAGGTACGTGTACCTGATTGTACCATCGTAACCCGTTCCATAAAAAAGATAAGCGGTGATGAGATGAGAGGCGCCGATCACGATGGAATGGCCTGA
- a CDS encoding UDP-3-O-(3-hydroxymyristoyl)glucosamine N-acyltransferase has product MELADYQSDDCTLVRNGGFESLGSVFTHYPQQLVFALREQDIDKIQHNPSVSCVITTDTLVPKVPGYPGLISADNPKEIFYEIHASLSRQTGGAFERLENTIHSSSTIHPSATIASRGVRIGRNVEIGKNVVIHEQTIIDDGVIIRSGSVVGNTCTLKGKQDCIDMHPSGGVHIHRDVDIHANTIIDRAVFKGYTVIGRQTKVDNLVHIGPGVRIGERCLVVACANIGDCVVIGNDSWIGPNSTLAEQILIGNQAYITLGSHVSRDVGDNMLVKDKYVIDRQRFKKVIR; this is encoded by the coding sequence ATGGAGCTCGCAGATTACCAGTCAGACGATTGCACCCTAGTTCGTAACGGCGGATTTGAATCACTTGGGTCCGTTTTTACGCATTATCCCCAGCAACTGGTGTTTGCCCTGCGGGAACAGGATATTGACAAGATCCAGCACAATCCTTCTGTATCCTGCGTAATCACCACGGATACGCTCGTCCCAAAAGTTCCCGGATATCCCGGTCTTATCTCTGCAGACAATCCAAAGGAAATATTCTATGAAATCCATGCGTCATTGTCCCGGCAGACAGGAGGCGCCTTTGAACGGTTGGAGAATACGATTCATTCATCCTCAACCATACATCCGAGTGCAACCATTGCTTCCCGCGGTGTCCGTATCGGGAGGAACGTGGAGATCGGAAAAAATGTCGTGATCCATGAACAGACCATTATTGACGATGGAGTTATTATCCGTTCCGGGAGTGTGGTTGGAAATACCTGCACGCTGAAGGGAAAACAGGATTGTATTGATATGCATCCCTCCGGGGGTGTCCATATCCACCGTGACGTTGACATCCACGCAAATACGATCATTGACCGGGCGGTCTTCAAAGGATACACCGTAATTGGCCGGCAGACCAAGGTGGACAACCTGGTACACATCGGCCCCGGGGTGAGGATTGGGGAGAGATGCCTTGTCGTTGCGTGTGCAAATATTGGCGACTGTGTTGTTATAGGGAACGACAGTTGGATCGGACCAAATTCCACGCTTGCCGAACAGATCCTGATCGGGAACCAGGCATACATCACCCTTGGCTCCCATGTATCCCGTGATGTCGGAGATAATATGCTGGTAAAAGACAAGTATGTAATTGACCGGCAGCGATTCAAAAAAGTGATACGGTAA
- the acpS gene encoding holo-ACP synthase has translation MQIMQFMGAGIDNYLYRLQGATGQILENLMQDIGIGTDIEEIRRFENFRDRAVAAFLEKNFTREEREYCLSKDAPAPHLAARFAGKEAIIKAISSLNIPRIFYPDIEILNNERGVPCVRINTEHCEKLCIKLSLSHSSGMALAFCIIIREV, from the coding sequence ATGCAGATTATGCAATTCATGGGGGCCGGAATCGATAACTATCTTTACCGGTTGCAGGGAGCCACCGGTCAGATACTGGAGAATCTCATGCAGGACATTGGCATAGGCACAGACATAGAAGAGATCCGCCGGTTCGAAAATTTTCGTGACCGGGCAGTTGCAGCATTTCTCGAAAAGAATTTCACACGAGAGGAGAGGGAGTACTGCCTGTCAAAAGATGCACCGGCACCGCATCTTGCTGCACGGTTCGCAGGCAAAGAAGCCATAATAAAAGCGATCTCCAGCCTGAACATCCCCCGTATTTTCTATCCCGATATCGAAATACTCAACAATGAGCGGGGCGTTCCCTGCGTCAGGATTAATACCGAACACTGCGAAAAATTGTGTATAAAACTTAGTTTGTCGCACAGTTCAGGTATGGCGCTGGCGTTTTGTATTATTATTCGAGAGGTCTGA
- a CDS encoding acyl carrier protein, giving the protein MASFNENAIKNIFCEVLGIPADEVTDTLAYNSCAQWDSLKHLQLVAMFEEKFEIEIDMDDIIAMENYGKIKEILHKYLT; this is encoded by the coding sequence ATGGCATCCTTTAATGAGAATGCGATAAAAAATATTTTTTGTGAAGTCCTTGGAATCCCGGCAGATGAGGTAACAGATACGCTCGCGTATAACTCCTGCGCGCAATGGGATTCCCTCAAACATCTCCAGCTGGTGGCCATGTTCGAAGAAAAATTTGAAATTGAGATCGATATGGATGATATCATCGCGATGGAAAATTACGGGAAGATCAAGGAAATTCTCCACAAGTATCTCACGTAG
- a CDS encoding class I adenylate-forming enzyme family protein — translation MNFVDYLFEHVPDPQKECILSRGGTLTYRDLISQVDGLAGYLAGILGTGKECLLLSENIPFFVIAYLAIIKSGNTALLVETQIADKQLVSLFHECHIGAVLVQKKYLAKIPDHVTAITEDILPVLTSVKKYESSAVNDDDVAVVIFTSGSTGAKKGVMLTHRNLRANTGSIVEYLGLTPDDRICATLPFFYCYGASLLHTHLRAGGSIVLSNNIFLGGALRDIKTFSCTGFAGVPSTYQILVTKTPFLREELPSLRYMQQAGGQLPNKYIRQIAEAFPEKQFFVMYGATEATARMSYLPPALVLTKLGSVGKGIPGVTLEVLNEKGDPVKPGEAGEIIARGDNIMKGYYGDPEETQSVIKDHRLFTGDIATVDEDGYIFIVGRAKNIIKSGGYRISPNEIEEFICSLDNVAGCVVLGLPDEIMGEAVVAVVQPGDIPEASLREEILTQCRQHLPSYKVPRSLYFVKEFPLNASNKVDRQVIAASLRSGLKEKGVHEK, via the coding sequence ATGAATTTCGTCGATTACCTCTTTGAACATGTTCCGGACCCCCAAAAGGAGTGCATCCTGTCCCGCGGAGGCACCCTTACCTACCGGGATCTTATCTCACAGGTTGACGGTCTTGCAGGTTACCTCGCGGGCATTTTAGGCACGGGGAAAGAATGCCTATTACTCTCTGAAAACATCCCTTTTTTTGTCATCGCTTATCTTGCCATTATAAAGAGCGGGAATACGGCCCTGCTTGTTGAGACACAGATTGCGGACAAACAACTGGTCTCCCTCTTTCATGAATGCCATATCGGGGCGGTATTGGTCCAGAAAAAATACCTGGCAAAGATCCCGGACCACGTTACTGCCATTACAGAGGATATCCTCCCGGTTCTCACTTCGGTAAAAAAGTACGAAAGTTCTGCGGTCAATGATGATGATGTTGCCGTTGTTATCTTTACTTCCGGAAGTACTGGCGCAAAGAAAGGGGTCATGCTGACGCACCGGAACCTGCGTGCCAACACCGGATCAATCGTGGAGTATCTGGGCCTCACCCCGGACGACCGGATCTGCGCCACTCTACCGTTCTTTTACTGTTACGGGGCATCCCTGTTGCACACGCATCTCAGGGCCGGGGGGAGCATAGTCCTTTCCAACAACATTTTTCTCGGAGGCGCTCTCCGGGATATCAAGACCTTCTCCTGCACCGGTTTTGCCGGTGTTCCCAGTACCTACCAGATTCTGGTAACAAAAACCCCCTTTCTCAGGGAAGAACTCCCGTCCCTCCGGTATATGCAACAGGCCGGCGGGCAGCTGCCAAACAAGTACATCCGGCAGATCGCAGAGGCATTCCCGGAGAAACAATTCTTCGTGATGTACGGGGCAACGGAAGCCACGGCACGGATGTCGTACCTCCCACCGGCACTGGTGCTTACAAAACTTGGCTCTGTCGGAAAGGGCATCCCCGGGGTTACTCTCGAAGTGCTCAACGAGAAAGGAGATCCGGTAAAACCCGGAGAAGCCGGTGAGATCATTGCACGCGGCGACAATATCATGAAGGGGTATTATGGGGATCCTGAAGAGACACAGAGCGTTATAAAAGACCACAGGCTCTTTACCGGGGATATTGCAACAGTGGATGAAGACGGGTATATTTTTATTGTCGGTCGGGCAAAGAACATCATTAAATCCGGCGGGTACCGTATCTCTCCAAACGAGATAGAGGAGTTTATCTGCTCCCTTGATAACGTCGCCGGTTGTGTGGTGCTGGGCCTGCCGGACGAGATTATGGGAGAGGCCGTTGTGGCCGTGGTCCAGCCGGGGGATATCCCGGAAGCGTCACTCAGGGAAGAGATCCTCACGCAATGCAGGCAGCATCTGCCATCATATAAGGTCCCACGATCACTATACTTCGTAAAGGAGTTCCCGCTCAATGCTTCCAATAAAGTGGACAGGCAGGTCATTGCTGCATCCCTGCGTTCTGGGCTGAAGGAGAAAGGGGTGCATGAGAAATGA
- a CDS encoding LuxE/PaaK family acyltransferase, which produces MTTTARAGAQETNEREVLLTLDPYSLDDREKNKRLMPIIREQLKGARGNNRHIEHYFSKLQIDIDTLLQPEDVPFIPVQMFKHFDLRTCPENAVAKILQSSGTTGGTPSRIPLDKLTTLNQIKALKAILSDYLGKNRKIFLVIDHEGINKPEMAFSARTAGVRGLSIYAKKTFYLLKEEDGHLSLNLPVIRDIMENYSHEEMYAFGFTYIIWTVFYEQLKKEGIRFSFDRITLFHGGGWKKMKDLAVSKETFSGTIAGVFGTGVENILDFYGMAEQTGIIFVDCKCGNKHVPAFSQVIIRDPFTLEPCAPGKPGLIEVMSILADSYYDQAVLTEDLGMLVGVDDCPCGRKGRYFRFVSRVEKAEIRGCGDTFRESG; this is translated from the coding sequence ATGACGACGACCGCCCGGGCCGGGGCACAGGAGACTAACGAGAGAGAGGTCCTCCTCACACTTGACCCGTACAGCCTTGACGACCGGGAGAAAAATAAACGACTCATGCCTATTATTCGGGAACAGCTGAAAGGTGCCCGTGGCAATAACCGGCATATAGAACATTATTTTTCAAAGCTGCAGATTGATATCGATACCCTTCTGCAACCGGAAGATGTACCGTTTATCCCGGTCCAGATGTTCAAGCACTTCGATCTCAGGACCTGCCCGGAAAATGCCGTCGCAAAAATCCTCCAGTCCAGCGGGACTACCGGCGGTACTCCCAGCAGAATTCCGCTGGATAAATTAACCACCTTAAACCAGATAAAGGCCCTCAAGGCAATTCTCTCCGATTATCTCGGAAAAAACAGGAAGATCTTCCTCGTTATCGATCATGAAGGGATCAATAAACCGGAGATGGCTTTTTCCGCACGCACCGCCGGGGTCCGGGGCCTGAGCATCTATGCGAAAAAAACATTTTACCTGCTTAAGGAAGAAGATGGGCACCTTTCCCTGAACCTGCCGGTCATCCGGGATATTATGGAGAATTATTCGCATGAAGAGATGTACGCGTTCGGATTCACGTACATTATCTGGACGGTCTTTTACGAACAGCTCAAAAAAGAGGGGATCCGGTTCTCTTTTGACAGGATCACGCTGTTCCATGGGGGCGGATGGAAAAAAATGAAAGATCTCGCAGTCTCTAAAGAGACTTTTTCCGGGACAATCGCCGGGGTCTTTGGCACCGGAGTGGAAAACATCCTCGATTTTTATGGGATGGCTGAACAGACCGGCATAATATTTGTTGATTGTAAATGTGGTAACAAACACGTGCCGGCATTCTCTCAGGTCATTATCCGGGATCCGTTCACACTGGAACCTTGCGCTCCCGGGAAGCCCGGTCTTATCGAGGTAATGAGTATCCTTGCCGACAGTTACTACGATCAGGCTGTGCTGACCGAGGATCTTGGCATGCTTGTTGGCGTGGATGACTGTCCGTGTGGAAGAAAGGGAAGATATTTCCGTTTTGTCTCACGGGTGGAAAAAGCCGAGATACGCGGATGCGGGGATACTTTCCGGGAGTCTGGCTGA
- a CDS encoding acyl-CoA reductase, translating into MITCYLVNGKFETCTCQDFEDIAGSVNSGRINLAAMPLEGIIRILDALGKKILKNPEVNSVPGVSYISLWLRRENLDRICQVNYTDNRFADRFCQQAGSHSRMMAQPRGIVCHWIAANMPTLGFFSIVQAFLSKNGSMAKIPKEYVPLILSLLRELQGIIVEVENTKCTGETLLKAIAIVVFEGRSADISEKFSRSADCRIVFGGSEAIHAITRLPCRDHCETIVFGPKYSFAAFDREYTESEGFKKSLDLFARDIAVFNQMACSSPHVLFLEKSRFSMETIAALLAEAFERLPPALRLQNIPVSLSAKIINERAIYRLAEDKNCVAPADLGWTILIGGRPGLEEPVQGKCIFIKEVKALDDVIPQVNHKIQAIAIGISDPEKRKVFAQQVTARGADRIVIPGTMHDFILPWDGIMTLNRLVRWVVLRDA; encoded by the coding sequence ATGATCACCTGTTACCTGGTAAACGGGAAGTTCGAAACTTGTACTTGTCAGGATTTCGAAGATATAGCGGGTAGCGTCAATTCCGGGAGGATTAATCTTGCCGCGATGCCACTCGAAGGTATCATAAGAATCCTTGATGCGCTGGGAAAAAAGATCCTGAAAAATCCTGAGGTAAATTCCGTGCCCGGTGTCAGTTACATCTCGCTCTGGTTGCGCCGTGAAAATCTCGACCGTATCTGCCAGGTCAACTATACTGACAACCGGTTCGCGGATCGGTTCTGCCAGCAGGCCGGTTCCCATTCCCGGATGATGGCACAACCCCGGGGGATTGTCTGCCACTGGATCGCAGCAAATATGCCGACACTGGGATTCTTCTCCATTGTCCAGGCGTTCCTCTCCAAAAACGGCAGCATGGCAAAAATTCCAAAAGAATATGTGCCGCTGATCCTCTCGCTCCTCCGCGAATTGCAGGGTATCATAGTAGAGGTGGAAAACACAAAATGCACCGGCGAAACCCTTCTTAAAGCGATCGCTATTGTGGTCTTTGAAGGGAGATCCGCAGACATTAGCGAAAAATTTTCCCGTTCTGCCGATTGCCGCATCGTCTTTGGGGGGAGTGAAGCAATCCACGCTATTACCCGCCTGCCCTGTCGGGACCACTGCGAGACCATTGTCTTTGGGCCGAAATACTCCTTTGCGGCATTTGACCGGGAATACACAGAATCGGAGGGCTTCAAAAAATCCCTTGACCTTTTCGCCCGTGACATCGCTGTCTTTAACCAGATGGCCTGTTCTTCGCCCCATGTCCTGTTCCTGGAGAAAAGCAGGTTCTCTATGGAAACGATTGCGGCACTGCTTGCAGAAGCTTTCGAGCGCCTGCCACCTGCATTGCGTCTCCAGAATATACCTGTCAGCCTTTCAGCAAAAATTATCAATGAACGGGCGATCTACCGCCTTGCAGAGGATAAAAACTGCGTAGCCCCTGCCGATCTGGGCTGGACAATTCTCATTGGCGGGAGGCCCGGCCTTGAAGAACCTGTCCAGGGAAAATGCATCTTTATAAAAGAGGTGAAAGCATTGGACGATGTCATCCCCCAGGTGAATCACAAGATCCAGGCAATCGCTATCGGAATTTCTGACCCGGAGAAGAGAAAGGTATTTGCGCAGCAGGTCACTGCACGCGGTGCAGACCGCATTGTAATCCCCGGGACAATGCATGATTTTATCCTGCCATGGGACGGGATTATGACCCTGAACCGGCTGGTCAGATGGGTTGTACTGAGAGATGCGTGA